The uncultured Desulfovibrio sp. genome window below encodes:
- a CDS encoding DUF6061 family protein, which produces MPLALFRRWKCSWTAFIKKVCRQVCSSGDRLTATAHFRVAGQQAKKHTPNVRGVNSKDIILQIQHGYRLREASVFDGTIVVIDTIAVASEVADNMYQRSKLDYLI; this is translated from the coding sequence ATGCCGCTAGCTCTGTTCCGGCGCTGGAAGTGTTCGTGGACAGCATTTATAAAGAAAGTATGCCGCCAAGTATGCTCTTCGGGGGATCGGTTGACTGCCACCGCTCATTTCCGCGTAGCTGGGCAGCAGGCAAAGAAACACACCCCAAATGTAAGGGGAGTGAACAGTAAAGATATTATCTTGCAAATTCAACATGGATACCGTTTGCGTGAAGCTTCGGTATTCGATGGCACGATAGTTGTCATTGATACCATTGCCGTGGCAAGCGAGGTTGCCGACAATATGTATCAGCGGTCAAAGTTGGATTACTTGATTTAA